The Cervus elaphus chromosome 9, mCerEla1.1, whole genome shotgun sequence genomic interval GCATTGAGAAGATAGGTAGCTGTGAGAATAGGAAAATAGAAGCGCTAGATGGAATCAGGCCTACGTCTCTGTATGggtctttcctggtgactcagtggtcaagaatctgtctgtcaatgcaggagatgcaggtttgatccttgggttaggaagagtccctggagaaggaaatggcaatccactctaatattttttcctgggaaatcccatggacagaggagcctggtgggctatggtccatgggatcacaaaagagctggacacgacttagtgactaaacaacaacagcaaatctgGACAAGGTCCAGAAGACCCTCCAGGACTGGAAAATTAAGTATAAACCAACCTGATCgcatttgccttttctaaaattcaaTCTGGCTCCCCAATGGACTACAGATTGCCAGGGTGTGGGTACAAGGGCCCATTTGGTGCAAGGAGGCATGTTAAATCATCAGGCGAGAGAGTTACTAAGACCTGAGTCAAACTGAGACACTAGCAACAAAGCATTTGTTCAGAGAGTGTAGTTTATTTTCACAGATGTGTACCTCAGTTTCAAACCTGaggtacaaatgaacatattccCAATTCCCCATCTTAAGTCTTGTCCAGAAGGAGCAGAACATGGCTCCTCTGCTAAAATAAATACCCTTCACATTTGCACAaggtaataaataaatacatacataaataaataagtctcaatagattaaaaatgagaacataatcacaaaaggacaaatgggGGCCACACATTTCAGGAATTAAATAGTTAATGATTCATCTGACTCCACAGGAGAAAATTCTTCCAGGCCTGGACCATGTGAGAAACATCGAAGAAATTTAGGACAGTCTGTTGTCACTGATGCTCTGAGGCTTCAGAGAGGGAACTGGGCTTCACACTTCAGATGTTAGGGAAACCACAGGTTCTTGGACTTCAGATAGTTTCTAATGATAGCCAAATATTCTTCCAGTTTCATTCGAAAATCCCCCAACTTGTTTTTCTCAATAAAAATTGGATTTTCCTGTGTAGAAACAAAGAAGGAGGCATCATCAGATGGAGCCAGGTTGGAAGGTGGATGACAGGCTGGGGTCAGGATGTGGCTCAGGGCATCACCTCAGGGGCATTTTGGGGGCAGCTTACCGTGGATGTGGCTGTGGGCAGCACTGGCTGGAATTCCTGTGGGGAGAGACCAAAGCAAACAATCAGAGACTCTCCTCGATGATAAGCAAAACCTGCTACCCTCCTACCAGAGAAAGGGCAGGGTCAAGGTAGGGATCCCCCAGCCCTTGACAGCTTCACATACCTTAAGATTTTTCATGATTTTTGAATCATTTCCAAAAGTATCTGTGGCAAATGTCATGAATACTTTCAGGTTTTTCTGCAGAAGGCTCTCTTTCTAAGGGGACAAAGAACACATGTAAGGGGGAAAAGTTGGAGAGTGTCCTCATGGGTGGGCTGAAATCACCCTCACAGTTTTCCAATCCTGCTTTTGGGGACATCCCCGGACAGCTCCTTCCTAGTCCCCTTCTTGCCCCAGGTAGGTCCCTGAACTGCTCCAAAGGTCACCAGCCAAGAGGTGGATGCACACCCCAGACAAACTTTACATCACCCATGAACCAAGCCGGTGGCTCTTGTGAGCTGCATGAACGGCTTGGGTGGATCTTTTTgcacttggggggaaaaaatacttCCCCAAACAGACTCTAAAAAGGCAAAAGTCTGCCTAAGGGAAATATTTGCAGCTAAAAGACCATGACTGAATTAACGGCTCCTTGAAATCAGGAAGACAATCACAGAGACCCCAGCCAGGAAAGGGGTGCAGCGTGTGAACTGTTAGTGCCTAAGAGAGGGGAaatgcaaatggccaataaactcAGGATAGATTCTACCTCTTGTTTGACCCAAGAATTGCCATGAAAGCAAAGGTGAAATAACCACGTTAGGAAAAATAGCTAAAAGTGATGATGACGAGTGCTGGTTGGCATTGGAAAACGTGACTCAattatttaaggaaaagaaaggtgGCAAGCATGATCCTGTGGGAAATTTTAGTCTGCCAGCCCAGAAACTGCCCCACTGAAAACTGAGCTTAAGGCCTCCAGGATTGTTCATCTagagctgccttttcattttgtaataaaaaaaaatcattttcattattaaCAGCAGCCATAACTGGGGGAATGTCCCGAGCACCCGTTTAGCACCAGACACTGGTCTGGGAACTTGACGCGCAGGGTGCATTTGATTTTCACAACGCCACCACTGAGATAGGTGCTGTTAACCCTACTTACAGATGAAAACACAGAGGCTAACCAAGGTGGTGTGACATGCCTGAGGTCACCAGGCAGGAAGTAGATGGGAACCCACCCAAGGGCACCCATGTGTGGGGTTGAACTCTTACCGTCAGGAAATTCTTCTCATCTGAGCTCAAGGAGTCCTGTTGAGGCAGAGAGAGAGCAAGCTCCTGAGTCCTATTTGCCCAAGGCACCTGCCAGCCCTTTCCTGCCCCTTGCCAACCTTATCCCAGCTACTCACTGTTGGAGTCGTAGTTATTTTCTCTAAGTCATTCATAATTTCCTTCATCAAGGCAGAATATCGAGGCCTCGATGTCGTGACAGGCAACCCCTTTGCCTGAGGGGCATGGAGTGCAAGCAGGAGCAGGAGCAGATGCAAGATGGAGAGACTGCTCATGTTTGGGCTGGCAGGATGGATTCTGTCTTGTCCAGGTCCTTCGTGGCGTTCTGAAGTGTCCGAGACAGCCTCCGACTTTTATACAGTGTGCCCATGCCCCGGGGAAGCGAGGGGAGGGCGGGCTTCGGAAGAATCTTTATCTGACATGGAACCTCCATAGCAAACCACAGACTTATTCATCACTTTCTAGTACTCGAGAACagtgaaacttgaaaaaaaacttACTCAAAGGGTATCACCTTATCTTGCCAAGGAGGCTAAGAAACAGGCAGGTCACTGGGCAGAGTGGAGATAGGTGAGAGATCCTCTCTGACAGGTGAGGGGTCCCCTGACTCTGAGCTCCTCCCCAGTGGGGTGCGGTCCTGCCATGCCCTGAACAGCCCTGACCTTCTGCTGCCCACCCCACCTGGACTGCCTGGTTCTGAACGGGTGGCCAGGTGAAGGCCCAGTGGAGCAGGCAGGAATTTATCTGGCAGCCAGTGAATAAAGGAGAGAGTTGTGTTGCAGGGGTCTGGATCCCAGTCTGTTCTGAAGGTGATTCGGCTGATGCAGGTTGGCGGGAAGGGTTTGCTGAACAGGGCagaccctgggggagggggattgGTCCTCAAAGGACCAGAGAAGCAGCACCCAGATAGGAAGAAGGCAGACTCGGAGGGTGGGGGGCCCAGAGGGCAGGCCCTGAAAGAAGAGGTGACCCCCTGCCCCATGGGCATGTCAGGCCCTAACATAGGCTCGGGGCAGGGGGTTTTGGTAAAGGGGTGTCTCAGGGACATGGGGAAGAGTTCTTTGAGATCACTGGACATGCggtgggaggaagaagagagtcAGGATGGAAAAGCCAGGGGCTGGGGTGCAGTGTGATGTGATCAGTGTCAGTGTGGGGAGATGAAGGATAGGAGGTTATGCTGAGGCAGGGGAATTTGGGTGTGTCAGGCTTCTAAGCAGGAGCAGATCTGTTGAAGACAAGGACCAGGATGTGGCTGCAGCAGAGGCAGGTGAAGAGCCTGTGATGTAAGGCCATGTCATGACAACATGCCTGTGGCTGTAGGCCCCTGGCTCAGCTCTCGGATCTGGGCCCAGAGCACCCTCAAAAAGCAAGTGGAGAGTCTAAAAGGCATGAGTGAAATTAGACAACAGAAAGACATAAGGAAGCTGAGGACTGGGTACGCATTAAGaacaattcattcaacaaacttacATGAAGCACTTGCTATGTGCAGGCATTGTGAAAAAAGCACACATGGTCCCTCTCCTTAAGAGATGCACAATCTTTTGGGTAGAGATAGACGTAAAGCCTTCTTATTCAGCTTGGACCTCAAAactgcagcttcagcattggCTGGGGGCTTGTGTGAAGTGCAGACCCTCAAGTTTCACCCCAGACTTTCTGATTCAGAATTGCCTTTTGACCAGGTCCTCAGGTAATTCACATGACATTTAGTAAGTTCTGACTTAATTACCAggttatggaagcaacctaaatgtccctcagcagatgaatggataaagaaaatgtgatatatgtgtgtaatgatatatatatatacatatatacacacacacacacatatataggtttccctggtggctcagtggtaaagaatctgctgcagtgcaggagccacagtagatgcaggtttgatccctgggttgggaagatcccctgaaggagaacatggcaacccactccactaatcttgcctagagaatctcgtggacaaaggaacctggtgggctacaatccatagggtcacaaagagttggacgtgactgaagtgacttagcacgtatgtgtgtgtgcgtgtgtgtgtgtgttggtgatgccatccagccatctcatcctctgtcgtccccttctcctcctgcccccaatccctcccagcatcagggtcttttccaatgagtcaactctttgcatgaggtggccaaagtactggagcttcagcttcagcatcagtccttccaatgaacacccaggactgatctcctttaggatggactggttggatctccttgcagtccaagagactctcaagagtcttttccaacaccgcagttcaaaagcatcaattcttcagcactcagctttcttcacagtccaactctcacattcatacatgaccactggaaaaaccataaccttgactagacagacctttgatggcaaagtaatgtctcttatttttaatatgctatctaggttggtcataactctccttccaaggagtaagcatcttttaatttcatgtctgcaatcaccatctgcagtgattttggacccccaaaaaataaagtctgacactgtttcctctgtttctccatctatttcccatgaggtgatgggaccagatgccatgatcttagttttctgaatgttgagctttaagccaactttttcactctcctctattactcagccataaaaaagaatgacattttgccatttgaaacaacatgaatggacttggagggcattatgttaaatgaaataagtcagacagagaaagagaaatactgtataatattactaatgtggaatctaaaaaacacaacaaactagtgaatataacagaaaaagaagcagattcacaaaTACAGAAAACATACTAGTGGCTACTGGCAAAGAGAGAAAAGCGGGGAGGGGCAATATAgaagtaggggattaagaggtacaagctattaggtataaaataagctacaagtgTATATTTCATAACAGATATATTTAGATAggcagtattttataataactataaatgagtATAACAAAATTAGTGAATTACTGTACACCTGTAATATTTAATATTGtacattaactatatttcaacttaaaaatggggaagaaaaataagaatttttttaaaagttctgatttaaaatattcagctCAAGCAGGGGTAGGGGTTTGTGTCCAGAGACCCAGGACTTCTTAAATACTCAACTGCGGTTTGGTGCTACATTCTCTGTAAGAGTTTTGGGacctgtgcatacacacacacaaaaatgtgatTTCTTATAGAGAAAAGCTTTCCTTTTTATGTAAATAGGCTTTCTGAGGGAAACCGAAAACTATGGAGGCTGAATAttcccacaaggcttctctgaaAGTTCTAACTTCAGATTGTATTCTAAGCAAAGAAAAATTTTGCGTAGAAAATTTTACAATTGTTACTGTTATTGTAAATCTTGACCATTGTAGTTTGCCTCTTGTATTAAAAACAGTTACCAAATCTATCAAAGGAGGAGTAGGTTTAGGCTTCATGCTAGGAGCATTGGAAGCATTGTGGGGGGGTTTCAGCCAGGGACAGGTGTGTGTGGTCCCTAGAAGTTTCGAGTCCCAGGAATCCCAG includes:
- the LOC122699111 gene encoding interleukin-3-like — its product is MSSLSILHLLLLLLALHAPQAKGLPVTTSRPRYSALMKEIMNDLEKITTTPTDSLSSDEKNFLTKESLLQKNLKVFMTFATDTFGNDSKIMKNLKEFQPVLPTATSTENPIFIEKNKLGDFRMKLEEYLAIIRNYLKSKNLWFP